A part of Brachybacterium faecium DSM 4810 genomic DNA contains:
- a CDS encoding exodeoxyribonuclease III Xth (PFAM: Endonuclease/Exonuclease/phosphatase family~TIGRFAM: exodeoxyribonuclease III; exodeoxyribonuclease III (xth)), which yields MLRIATANINGIRAAHRRGFGHWLAERGCDVIALQEVRAQAEKIPADAFGDHHVALDTGTLPGRNGVAVLTREPPAAVRTWSGTALVGGPASGGPALAEVPASDHVPLTRGLGPFVDQGRYLEVDLADAPLTIASLYLPKGGLPAHLQRPERMREAPDGGARYARKMGFMAAFARHLTRTRRAAAAQGRQFLLMGDLNIAHTRQDLAAWRRNQNNDGFLPEEREWLGAQLSPRTLVDVVRRLHPQEDGPYSWWSWLGQSFAKDAGWRIDYHLATPRLARSALRAEVDREVRGVRLSDHAPVVVDYDLR from the coding sequence ATGCTCCGCATCGCCACCGCCAACATCAACGGGATCCGCGCCGCGCACCGTCGGGGCTTCGGCCACTGGCTGGCCGAGCGCGGCTGCGACGTGATCGCGCTGCAGGAGGTCAGGGCCCAGGCGGAGAAGATCCCCGCCGACGCCTTCGGCGACCACCACGTCGCCCTCGACACCGGCACGCTCCCGGGCCGCAACGGCGTCGCGGTGCTCACGCGCGAACCTCCGGCGGCGGTGCGCACCTGGTCCGGCACCGCGCTGGTGGGCGGCCCGGCGTCCGGCGGCCCCGCGCTCGCCGAGGTCCCCGCCTCGGATCATGTGCCGCTCACCCGGGGGCTCGGCCCTTTCGTCGACCAGGGCCGCTACCTCGAGGTCGATCTCGCGGACGCGCCGCTCACCATCGCCAGCCTCTACCTGCCCAAGGGCGGCCTGCCCGCCCATCTGCAGCGGCCCGAACGCATGCGGGAGGCGCCCGACGGCGGGGCCCGCTACGCGCGGAAGATGGGCTTCATGGCGGCGTTCGCCCGCCACCTCACCCGCACCCGCCGGGCCGCGGCGGCCCAGGGTCGCCAGTTCCTGCTGATGGGGGACCTCAACATCGCCCACACCCGGCAGGACCTCGCCGCGTGGCGGCGCAACCAGAACAACGACGGCTTCCTGCCCGAGGAGCGGGAGTGGCTGGGCGCGCAGCTCTCGCCGCGCACGCTGGTGGACGTGGTGCGCCGCCTCCATCCCCAGGAGGACGGCCCGTACTCGTGGTGGTCGTGGCTCGGGCAGTCCTTCGCCAAGGACGCCGGGTGGCGCATCGACTACCACCTGGCCACGCCCCGCCTGGCGCGCAGCGCTCTGCGGGCCGAGGTCGATCGGGAGGTGCGCGGGGTGCGGCTCTCGGATCACGCCCCCGTGGTCGTGGACTACGACCTGCGCTGA
- a CDS encoding transcriptional regulator, tetR family (PFAM: Bacterial regulatory proteins, tetR family; Tetracyclin repressor, C-terminal all-alpha domain), producing MNDAAVPAALRRLWRLPVTPSRRGRRSTLDVEMVVGTAVRLADEGGLDAATLPKVAEELGVTAMSLYRHVGSKHELLQLMMDAASEPVAPAPEGPVGWRAGLRRWATDLWSLYRDRPWIPRVPLHSAPSGPHQIAWLERGFEQLASTDLDWDEKLTALTLLSGFVRQSSLLQHELEEGREEGQAQSESEREYGQALHHLVEAERFPHTAAMLASQVLAAERSGRDDTDRDFLAGLEILLDGLAARITAGRVGAPGTEGTVVDEPPS from the coding sequence ATGAACGACGCGGCCGTGCCCGCCGCCCTCCGGCGGCTCTGGCGCCTGCCGGTCACCCCATCGCGGAGAGGCCGCAGGTCCACGCTGGATGTCGAGATGGTGGTCGGCACCGCCGTGCGGCTGGCCGATGAGGGCGGGCTCGACGCCGCCACACTGCCCAAGGTCGCCGAGGAGCTGGGGGTGACGGCCATGTCGCTGTACCGGCACGTCGGCTCCAAGCACGAGCTGCTCCAGCTCATGATGGACGCCGCGAGCGAGCCGGTCGCCCCCGCGCCGGAGGGGCCCGTCGGCTGGCGCGCCGGGCTGAGGCGATGGGCCACCGACCTCTGGTCCCTCTACCGGGACCGGCCCTGGATCCCGCGCGTGCCCCTCCACAGCGCGCCGTCGGGCCCTCACCAGATCGCCTGGCTCGAGAGGGGGTTCGAGCAGCTGGCGTCCACGGATCTCGACTGGGACGAGAAGCTCACGGCGCTCACCCTGCTGAGCGGTTTCGTGCGCCAGTCCTCGCTGCTCCAGCACGAGCTGGAGGAGGGGCGCGAGGAGGGCCAGGCCCAGTCCGAGAGCGAGCGCGAGTACGGGCAGGCCCTCCATCACCTCGTCGAGGCGGAACGCTTCCCGCACACGGCGGCGATGCTCGCCTCGCAGGTGCTCGCGGCGGAGAGGTCCGGGCGGGACGACACCGATCGGGACTTCCTCGCGGGGCTGGAGATCCTCCTGGACGGGCTGGCGGCGCGGATCACCGCGGGCCGGGTGGGGGCGCCGGGAACGGAGGGGACCGTCGTCGACGAACCGCCGTCCTGA
- a CDS encoding putative S-layer protein (PFAM: S-layer homology domain): MGAGALLRRGEEALPTAASLGAPAPGSTARAPFDDVPADDPAADAIRWADETGVQPALSPAEYSPRGTVTRADVALALHRLAGAPPVDVDAAPVLLADLGEDPDQVAALLWLHGRGALWGDAELRVHPEGPATRDCTASMLTGLVRPALAGRGVTWDASAEASVPQAEDPGSAVADVAWLEAAGIAPASLSLADWSGEDAVTRAELALSLHRADTVITEALGADD, encoded by the coding sequence GTGGGGGCCGGTGCCCTGCTGCGCCGCGGCGAGGAGGCGCTCCCCACCGCCGCCTCGCTGGGTGCCCCCGCCCCCGGGAGCACGGCCCGCGCCCCCTTCGACGACGTCCCCGCCGACGACCCGGCCGCCGACGCGATCCGCTGGGCGGACGAGACCGGTGTGCAGCCCGCGCTGAGCCCCGCCGAGTACTCCCCGCGCGGCACGGTGACCCGCGCCGACGTGGCGCTCGCGCTCCACCGCCTGGCCGGCGCGCCGCCGGTGGACGTCGACGCCGCCCCGGTGCTGCTGGCCGATCTGGGCGAGGACCCGGACCAGGTCGCGGCGCTGCTGTGGCTGCACGGCCGCGGCGCGCTGTGGGGCGACGCCGAGCTGCGGGTCCACCCCGAGGGGCCCGCCACCCGCGACTGCACCGCCTCGATGCTCACCGGGCTCGTGCGCCCCGCTCTCGCCGGCAGGGGCGTCACCTGGGACGCCTCGGCCGAGGCGTCCGTGCCGCAGGCGGAGGATCCCGGCTCCGCCGTGGCGGACGTCGCCTGGCTCGAGGCCGCCGGGATCGCGCCCGCCTCGCTCTCCCTCGCGGACTGGTCCGGCGAGGACGCCGTCACCCGTGCCGAGCTCGCGCTCTCGCTGCACCGCGCGGACACGGTGATCACCGAGGCGCTCGGCGCGGACGACTGA